CAAGAGAGTAAGACCATACCCGTAAAAGCGAAGACAATCTCTATGTAATGAATGACCACAGCTTGCCACCCTACTTGCAGCTGCATGGTTTGAAAAACTAAGTTCTAGAAACTTCCCGAAGGACAAGCCCCAAGCAGCATCAGACATCACTACTCTTCGAGTTGCTGGAGGAAAGCCCTTATTATCCCGTGGACATCTAAGGCACCTGTGCCACATCCatatttttccttccttttcaCCAGGCAAAAGAATTTCCATCAGCTTTTTAACAGAAATAGTTAGAGTACCCTGTCGGTGAGTATAACACTGAACATGAGCTTCTGAAGGCATCTCACATGAACGGCACCTGTAACTCTGAGAATACATATTGAAGAGAAAAAAATTAGTGAAGATCCTTTCAGTCACCTTAAGCATATCAGTAATGTTACTAACATAAGGAAAGGGAGGGGGAGAAATTACGTGATCAAACAAATGGTCTCGTAGAAAACGACCCAACGGCTTATCAAAGTTCCCATAGTATTTAATCCGAAAGAGATGAGACCTTTCACAGACAGTTCCCTTCCAAACACACCGGGATGACAAGGAAACTAAAATGCTTTGATTGTCAGATGGAGACGGCGGAAACTCTTCCTTTGATGAATTCAGTTCATCAGGAACATTTTTCCCATCTAGTTGCGAACCACTTTGGTTCACATCCATAGCATTGAAATCATTTTGAACATTCTGTGACAAAAAGTCTTGTTCAACTTCCTGTGAAGGACCAAAACCAGTAGAAAGTAACTTGTATCCTTGGGTATCTTGGACATCGTTGACTACTGATGCCTTTGCCCGAGAACACTCCATCATATCCATAATACTTCTGTGAGACTCACTATAAAGAAAGGGATTGCATAAGGAAGAAAGTGTGCTTTTAGTGGTACAAAAGCCTGGAAACTCTGAGGCACAcattttctgagcacaaatgctGGCAGCCTTGACCAGGTCTGTTGCCGGAACACTCTTTGACCTTTGTGGCTCACTACCAGATAGCGGCCCTTGAGTTTTTTCACTGGCAGGAATCGTAAAACCAGGAATAGTTGAGATGGATCTGTCGAACGTTGATGGTTTATCTGGCAGTGCAACTGTTATCGGAGAATTCAAAGGAAGTTCAGGAAGAGAGGCTCCTTCATCAGCAAGAAAGGATGTTTCTAAAGCCAAATGATAAGCAGCAAAAATAGAATATTGAACCACACgtttcactttcttcaactcatCCCCATTTGCACCACGGAGTAATACCTGAGACATGGTCATTTTAAAAAAGTAGATTTCACGTAACTGTTTAGATCATAGCAAGTCAATATATACTTCTACCTATGTTCTTATTGTTCTtgtaaattataagaaacttacGGTGCATCCCAGTGGCTTTGGACAGCCTTCAAAGTACATCAGCGTCTTTACCAGTTTCTTTCCACTCTCTCCAGCTGTACCATGTTCTTCTAGAAACTTCTCAACGTGAAACATGTCACAGTATCCTAACTTTTGAGATGAAAGTTGGTCTATTGAAGGAACTATTTGACCACCAGTGCAGCGAGCTATACGCTCCAGAACTGGCTTTTTGATATTTAGGACAAGTGATATGTCTTTTTCCAAGAGGTACTCTTGTGCATAGCGAGAAACAGATTTTTCCACCAGAAGGACATCTGGATTGTGTGCATCAATTTTAGCAACAGCCATCTTCAGATGATCCATTTCCTGAATAGCAATAAATATCTATAAGCACAAGAGCTTAACACTATTCTGTACAAGTCTTGGAAGAAAAGGCAAAATCTTCAAAACCTGCTGCAACAATGTATCGAAACTTGATAAGAGGTTGGAGACGCGCTGGTACTCAAGAGCGCCTTCAAGGATTAATATGCGGGGCTTCTCTATTTTTGATGTCATTCGTCGATGAGCCACATTTTTCTTGCAGACAACCCCTTTCACCACAGCACTATTTAAGGGAAATGTGGTCAGTTGAGAGAAGATATGTCTAAAAATGTATGCAACAACAAAATGAAGTGAAGAAGCGCAGACATAACACAAGAAGAAGAAGCAAGAACATTGCCGCAAGCAAGCAAAAGCTGCCATAAGACAAGTTAATCATAGGAAAAAACCAAATCGATTTTGAGTTTGACAGCTTCTTTACTCATTGTAATGCTACAACCGGTTCATCAAATATTGGTTGAGGGCAAACAATTGAAAGTTTTAATGAGGAAAAGCAAAAGTATCTCACAAGATAAAAAGAAACATACGGAGACACAAATGCCTCCCACACAGAGAGGGAGTGAGGGAGGGCCGGGGGGAACAGAGAGAAGGGGAAACAGACAGATACTGAGAGACTGTGCATGcagatacatgaccccaaaaaAAAGCTCCTACTCTCCAGTTTCAGACATTGTGTTGCTGCTAATGTTAGCTTCAATGTAATATAAGAGGCAAGAATTGAACAAAGAGCTGAGAAACATGGTGGACCAAAATGAAAAACTTTACTTGTTCACCTGTTACTACGACGCCCAGATGCAACACACTTCACCTTTACATATCCCCCAGGGTCCATTCCCCCACCTTTGCTTGTATCTGGCTTCAAATGTGTGGCAGCTTCCCATGATAGGGATGTAATAATCTCCAACCAACTCTCTTTGTCATCTTCCTCACCAATGGCAAGTTTTTCAACCTGCATAAGCTGGGATACTAAAGCCCTGAAGTGGCCATCAACAACATTCTTGACTGCTTTCTTTTGCCCTTCAGTCGATCTGTCCCTACCTCTATACTCACCACTTCCAAAACTGCTTGATGTATGCAAATATCCCCACTCTCCTGCAGTGtctccatcatcatcatcatcatcaaacaACAGTCCGTCCcgttcatcttcttcgtcttctgGTTCAGGTGGGAGCCACAGAATTCCACTGCTTTCAAAATCTACAGGTTCCGGATTAACATCTTGCGCAGCATATAGGGATGATGAAGTTTCACATTCATCACTAATATCCTGTTTTACTATCTGCGGCACTTCTTCAGAAGCTTGGGAATCAAAATTGTTCTGCAAGGACAAGCTGTTCACACTTTTTTCATCAACAGCTTCCCCATTAGGATGAACTTTACGTGATCCATAGTCCGTATCAATGTCATCATAGTGAACATGACCATAGTAGTCATTAGTCTGAGGATAAAACTTTCCTTGGGAATTTAACTGGTAAACACCATactcatcatcttcatcatcactCCTGATTCCAGAATATAACAAGAAGCAGTTAACTGAAGTGAAATACTTGTACGACCACAAGTAGCAAGAAGGGCAGTCAAATAGAGCAAATCAAACTTTAAAAATCAAAACATTCTCAATTAGACAAGTGGAGCTGGAATTGGTTTTAGAAAAGCAAACCTTTTATACCGCAGACACTATGAGGGAAAAGCATTATTCTCAATCAAACCCAACAGTAGTCAAATCACTAGAAAAGTGGAGCTGAGTTTCCTATTTCAGGTCTGGACTCATGAGCTCAGACAATTCGAGGAACGAAAGAATAACCGTGGAAGTGAAAACAGACTAATTCTCCTTTACTTCGCTATTCGGCCAGTTCTTTATTAGGGTCATTGGAGATTGGTCAGGTACTATCACTGGATAAATATCTTGCAAGTTGCATTTAAGCATACATCAGATTTCCTCTGACTAGTTGCTGCTTGGTAAACCAAGGGATTGCAATGACAAATATATGCCTCCATAAGGCCCTTGATCAGGAAACAAACTTCAGCATGTAGCTTTTTCACAAAAACGCTTCTGCCGTTAGTTGTTGGAGATTTTCCGCCTAAAGTGCATGGTATTTCTACTTTTCTTTTCCATTACTTTAGAAGGGAAAAAGTTTCAATTATGGGTTTAATTAATGTAACTTTTGGCATCGAGGAAAATCACAGAACCAAGTCCGACAGAGAGGACCAAGCTTGAGGGTGATCACAAATATCGCTAATAGGGCCAACCTACCTGATTCACTATCTAGCACTCAAAAAGATGCCTACACCGTTAGGGCAATCTACCCATATACATTTGAAAACAAAGAAATAACAAATAATGCAACTTCCAAATGTGACAAGTCAGTAAAGATGTGAGAGAAGAACCTTATTGTGCAAAATGAAAATTGGTTTGTAGACAGATCTCGGACCCCTGTATCAGCAGGATCACTGCTCCCTTTTTCTGTAGCAACACTTAGCCTCTCCAAAGAAGATTCCATTACTGCTGCTTGGCGTGGACTAAGCACAGAAGAGTGTGGCACTGAAGTAATGGTAATGCTACTACTGTCACCAGTTCCACTAGATTTGATGCTGATAAAACTAGTTGCGGAAAGGAAAGTACTGGAATCCAGGTTGCGAATAGCATGATTAAAACCTTGCTCCCATTGCTTGAAGCAGAAATGACAGACCCTGACCTTTTCACACTCCTCTTGTACTGACCTTGGCTCACGGGATGGTGCAGGAACGGAGTTAGATGTGCACTTGGCACAGAAAACACGTCCACAAAGTCGACAGTGATGCCTACGGTTAAACAATGTGAACAAAGAATCACACTCATAACACACCCTACAGCTGTGGTCGGGCATCCAAAAATCCCTCGACACGTTAGCAGAAGACTCCCGCTGAGGGATCCACGATTTCAGCAACCCTACCAGATCAAGGAATGTCCTATCCATCGACAAAACAGACCTTCTGCGCCTCTCATTTCTATAATCTCAGTCCCTAACAAAGCTCATATCCAATTCCTGATCCCAAATATCCCTTAAAATTTT
This DNA window, taken from Nicotiana tabacum cultivar K326 chromosome 4, ASM71507v2, whole genome shotgun sequence, encodes the following:
- the LOC107805475 gene encoding 1-phosphatidylinositol-3-phosphate 5-kinase FAB1B isoform X2 — translated: MDRTFLDLVGLLKSWIPQRESSANVSRDFWMPDHSCRVCYECDSLFTLFNRRHHCRLCGRVFCAKCTSNSVPAPSREPRSVQEECEKVRVCHFCFKQWEQGFNHAIRNLDSSTFLSATSFISIKSSGTGDSSSITITSVPHSSVLSPRQAAVMESSLERLSVATEKGSSDPADTGVRDLSTNQFSFCTIRSDDEDDEYGVYQLNSQGKFYPQTNDYYGHVHYDDIDTDYGSRKVHPNGEAVDEKSVNSLSLQNNFDSQASEEVPQIVKQDISDECETSSSLYAAQDVNPEPVDFESSGILWLPPEPEDEEDERDGLLFDDDDDDGDTAGEWGYLHTSSSFGSGEYRGRDRSTEGQKKAVKNVVDGHFRALVSQLMQVEKLAIGEEDDKESWLEIITSLSWEAATHLKPDTSKGGGMDPGGYVKVKCVASGRRSNSAVVKGVVCKKNVAHRRMTSKIEKPRILILEGALEYQRVSNLLSSFDTLLQQEMDHLKMAVAKIDAHNPDVLLVEKSVSRYAQEYLLEKDISLVLNIKKPVLERIARCTGGQIVPSIDQLSSQKLGYCDMFHVEKFLEEHGTAGESGKKLVKTLMYFEGCPKPLGCTVLLRGANGDELKKVKRVVQYSIFAAYHLALETSFLADEGASLPELPLNSPITVALPDKPSTFDRSISTIPGFTIPASEKTQGPLSGSEPQRSKSVPATDLVKAASICAQKMCASEFPGFCTTKSTLSSLCNPFLYSESHRSIMDMMECSRAKASVVNDVQDTQGYKLLSTGFGPSQEVEQDFLSQNVQNDFNAMDVNQSGSQLDGKNVPDELNSSKEEFPPSPSDNQSILVSLSSRCVWKGTVCERSHLFRIKYYGNFDKPLGRFLRDHLFDHSYRCRSCEMPSEAHVQCYTHRQGTLTISVKKLMEILLPGEKEGKIWMWHRCLRCPRDNKGFPPATRRVVMSDAAWGLSFGKFLELSFSNHAAASRVASCGHSLHRDCLRFYGFGKMVACFRYASIDVHSVYLPPSKLDFYYENQEWIRQEVNEVIGRAELLFSDVLNAIRVLVEKRSGRQLNRRQIADLEGMLQKEKEEFEESLQRVLIKEVKKGQSVDILEINRLRRQLLFQSYVWDHRLVYAASLDEKTHWINGDVASSEPEKPLVCNDKFSDLDNPADSSKYPNNSDSANFEAGGKADEGKSVSQNSHVDSDHQESVVGFDANCAIEKPPGLPVATKSFCVTHPAESILQGRRALSDGHFPNMESLSDTLEAAWTGETTSAVGMLKGGMADTLTTGVAEKVNTEDHGDEESGTKMSQSPPLLSSKGSENMEDSGSWLGMPFISFYRTLNKSFLPSAQKLDPLVGYNPVYVSSFRESDARSGARLLLPVGVNDTVIPVYDDEPTSIISYALVSHDYHAQLSDELEKSKDATLDSNFAIQSLESGNMQSPQSIDEMVLESYRSLGSVDESILSLSVSRSSLDLDPLSYGKTLHARVSFADDGLVGKVKYTVTCYYAKRFEALRRICCPSEMEFIRSLSRCKKWGAQGGKSNVFFAKTLDERFIIKQVTKTELESFMKFAPEYFKYLSESISSGSPTCLAKVVGIYQVSSKHLKGGKESKMDVLVMENLLFGRNLTRLYDLKGSARSRYNPDSSGSNKVLLDQNLIEAMPTSPIFVGNKAKRLLERAVWNDTAFLASVDVMDYSLLVGVDEEKHELVLGIIDFMRQYTWDKHLETWVKASGILGGPKNESPTIISPKQYKKRFRKAMTTYFLMVPDQWSPPSIIPSKSQTDLCEEENMQGG
- the LOC107805475 gene encoding 1-phosphatidylinositol-3-phosphate 5-kinase FAB1B isoform X1, whose translation is MDRTFLDLVGLLKSWIPQRESSANVSRDFWMPDHSCRVCYECDSLFTLFNRRHHCRLCGRVFCAKCTSNSVPAPSREPRSVQEECEKVRVCHFCFKQWEQGFNHAIRNLDSSTFLSATSFISIKSSGTGDSSSITITSVPHSSVLSPRQAAVMESSLERLSVATEKGSSDPADTGVRDLSTNQFSFCTIRSDDEDDEYGVYQLNSQGKFYPQTNDYYGHVHYDDIDTDYGSRKVHPNGEAVDEKSVNSLSLQNNFDSQASEEVPQIVKQDISDECETSSSLYAAQDVNPEPVDFESSGILWLPPEPEDEEDERDGLLFDDDDDDGDTAGEWGYLHTSSSFGSGEYRGRDRSTEGQKKAVKNVVDGHFRALVSQLMQVEKLAIGEEDDKESWLEIITSLSWEAATHLKPDTSKGGGMDPGGYVKVKCVASGRRSNSAVVKGVVCKKNVAHRRMTSKIEKPRILILEGALEYQRVSNLLSSFDTLLQQEMDHLKMAVAKIDAHNPDVLLVEKSVSRYAQEYLLEKDISLVLNIKKPVLERIARCTGGQIVPSIDQLSSQKLGYCDMFHVEKFLEEHGTAGESGKKLVKTLMYFEGCPKPLGCTVLLRGANGDELKKVKRVVQYSIFAAYHLALETSFLADEGASLPELPLNSPITVALPDKPSTFDRSISTIPGFTIPASEKTQGPLSGSEPQRSKSVPATDLVKAASICAQKMCASEFPGFCTTKSTLSSLCNPFLYSESHRSIMDMMECSRAKASVVNDVQDTQGYKLLSTGFGPSQEVEQDFLSQNVQNDFNAMDVNQSGSQLDGKNVPDELNSSKEEFPPSPSDNQSILVSLSSRCVWKGTVCERSHLFRIKYYGNFDKPLGRFLRDHLFDHSYRCRSCEMPSEAHVQCYTHRQGTLTISVKKLMEILLPGEKEGKIWMWHRCLRCPRDNKGFPPATRRVVMSDAAWGLSFGKFLELSFSNHAAASRVASCGHSLHRDCLRFYGFGKMVACFRYASIDVHSVYLPPSKLDFYYENQEWIRQEVNEVIGRAELLFSDVLNAIRVLVEKRSGRQLNRRQIADLEGMLQKEKEEFEQESLQRVLIKEVKKGQSVDILEINRLRRQLLFQSYVWDHRLVYAASLDEKTHWINGDVASSEPEKPLVCNDKFSDLDNPADSSKYPNNSDSANFEAGGKADEGKSVSQNSHVDSDHQESVVGFDANCAIEKPPGLPVATKSFCVTHPAESILQGRRALSDGHFPNMESLSDTLEAAWTGETTSAVGMLKGGMADTLTTGVAEKVNTEDHGDEESGTKMSQSPPLLSSKGSENMEDSGSWLGMPFISFYRTLNKSFLPSAQKLDPLVGYNPVYVSSFRESDARSGARLLLPVGVNDTVIPVYDDEPTSIISYALVSHDYHAQLSDELEKSKDATLDSNFAIQSLESGNMQSPQSIDEMVLESYRSLGSVDESILSLSVSRSSLDLDPLSYGKTLHARVSFADDGLVGKVKYTVTCYYAKRFEALRRICCPSEMEFIRSLSRCKKWGAQGGKSNVFFAKTLDERFIIKQVTKTELESFMKFAPEYFKYLSESISSGSPTCLAKVVGIYQVSSKHLKGGKESKMDVLVMENLLFGRNLTRLYDLKGSARSRYNPDSSGSNKVLLDQNLIEAMPTSPIFVGNKAKRLLERAVWNDTAFLASVDVMDYSLLVGVDEEKHELVLGIIDFMRQYTWDKHLETWVKASGILGGPKNESPTIISPKQYKKRFRKAMTTYFLMVPDQWSPPSIIPSKSQTDLCEEENMQGG